In the Corythoichthys intestinalis isolate RoL2023-P3 chromosome 12, ASM3026506v1, whole genome shotgun sequence genome, one interval contains:
- the LOC130927422 gene encoding tubulin alpha chain-like, translating into MRECISVHVGQAGVQMGNTCWELYCLEHDIQPDGQMPSQKCIGGHDDSFTTFFSETGAGKYVPRAVFVDLEPTVVDEVRTGTYRQLFHPEQLISGKEDAANNYARGHYTIGREIIDSVLDRIRKLSDQCTGLQGFLVFHSFGGGTGSGFTSLLMERLSVDYGKKSKLEFAIYPAPQVSTAVVEPYNSILTTHTTLEHSDCAFMVDNEAIYDICRRNLDIERPSYTNLNRLISQIVSSITASLRFDGALNVDLTEFQTNLVPYPRIHFPLATYAPVISAEKAYHEQLSVAEITNACFEPANQMVKCDPRHGKYMACCLLYRGEVVPKDVNVAIAAIKTKRTIQFVDWCPTGFKVGINYQPPTVVPGGDLAKVQRAVCMLSNTTAIAEAWARLDHKFDLMYAKRAFVHWYVGEGMEEGEFSEAREDMAALEKDYEEVGIDSFEDEGEGEEY; encoded by the exons ATG CGTGAGTGCATCTCTGTTCATGTAGGCCAGGCGGGTGTCCAGATGGGGAACACCTGTTGGGAGCTCTACTGTTTGGAACACGACATTCAGCCAGATGGTCAAATGCCCTCTCAAAAATGCATTGGTGGCCATGATGACTCCTTCACCACATTCTTTAGCGAGACCGGGGCTGGAAAATACGTCCCAAGGGCAGTCTTTGTTGACCTGGAACCGACGGTTGTTG ATGAAGTGCGTACTGGTACATATCGCCAACTCTTTCACCCTGAGCAGCTGATTTCTGGAAAAGAAGATGCAGCCAACAATTACGCCCGTGGACACTACACTATTGGGAGAGAGATAATTGACTCTGTTCTCGACAGGATCCGCAAACTG TCTGACCAGTGCACTGGTCTCCAAGGCTTCTTGGTCTTCCACTCGTTTGGTGGCGGCACCGGCTCTGGTTTCACCTCCCTCCTCATGGAGCGACTTTCTGTTGATTATGGAAAGAAATCAAAACTTGAGTTTGCAATCTACCCAGCTCCTCAAGTTTCTACAGCTGTGGTAGAGCCCTATAACTCCATTCTAACCACTCACACCACCTTGGAGCACTCTGACTGTGCTTTCATGGTGGACAATGAAGCCATTTATGACATCTGTCGGAGGAACCTCGACATCGAACGTCCATCTTACACCAATCTCAACCGCCTTATCAGTCAGATAGTGTCTTCCATCACAGCTTCTCTTCGCTTTGATGGAGCCCTAAATGTTGACCTGACTGAGTTCCAGACCAACTTGGTGCCCTACCCTCGTATCCACTTCCCTCTGGCCACATATGCGCCAGTTATCTCTGCGGAGAAGGCCTACCATGAGCAACTCTCTGTGGCTGAAATCACCAACGCCTGCTTTGAACCAGCCAATCAGATGGTCAAGTGCGATCCTCGTCATGGTAAATACATGGCCTGCTGTCTGCTCTATCGTGGTGAAGTAGTACCCAAAGATGTTAATGTGGCCATTGCTGCCATAAAGACCAAACGCACCATCCAGTTTGTGGACTGGTGTCCCACTGGTTTCAAAGTTGGAATCAACTACCAGCCTCCAACTGTAGTTCCTGGAGGAGATCTGGCAAAAGTGCAGAGGGCTGTGTGCATGCTAAGCAACACCACAGCCATTGCTGAGGCATGGGCCCGTCTGGATCACAAATTTGATCTGATGTATGCCAAAAGAGCCTTTGTGCACTGGTATGTGGGAGAAGGAATGGAGGAAGGGGAGTTCTCTGAGGCCAGAGAGGATATGGCAGCTCTGGAGAAGGATTATGAAGAGGTTGGAATTGATTCCTTTGAAGATGAAGGAGAGGGAGAAGAATATTAG